A stretch of Fundulus heteroclitus isolate FHET01 unplaced genomic scaffold, MU-UCD_Fhet_4.1 scaffold_140, whole genome shotgun sequence DNA encodes these proteins:
- the rbm12bb gene encoding RNA binding motif protein 12Bb — MAVVIRLQGLSVTAGSADIRRFFTGLQIPDGGVHIIGGELDEAFVIFASDEDARRAIARSGGLINGIPVRLLLSSKQEMQNVLERTTQQVKLEETRRIEGNGRASRSIDLDVGRRSSSRSGYSPPSHRQQPSDADDPFIVFLNGLPFSVTEEEIHKFFHGLLIDQIILCKKATGQNNGKGFAKFRTREDTLEALKRDGKYIGSRYVDVRSTTANNWFRAIGETPPSVNTMASFDRGRAPVRSQRSPPYQARSRSPLVQKAAEEEYCVLLDNLSFAVEKEDLKHHFKDAKLENDQILFLTDVEGKRTRSAFVLFKSIRDYCDALSQEKIHFLNRWIHVRPISRENMLRLLESQNEPSGPPGNPKRYPEKSPSHPREPFDSAKVCAFVRNLPCDVRIVEVIDFFQGFNVTEDMVRVLYDHKGDGVGQALVLFGSEAEATEALSLNGRRFLGSEVEVKCITRAQMDQLAAEPPKVQPVFPKEGPYWGRMSEPPYGPGSDAYLGANAYGDMRKPKDGIFPFKEERFRGGHDYESHGVRARSPRDRGSGGHERFGPPAQRYDGPTCVQLLNLPFQIRSEEVYDFCYGYRIIPGSVSLQYEPSGKPKGSATLVFETRQEALTAIQELNGRPIGPRKIHLLLV, encoded by the coding sequence ATGGCGGTCGTCATCCGTTTACAGGGACTGAGTGTCACGGCAGGTTCTGCGGATATTCGCAGGTTCTTCACTGGCCTCCAAATTCCAGACGGAGGTGTCCATATAATCGGTGGGGAGCTAGATGAAGCTTTCGTTATCTTTGCTTCAGATGAAGATGCAAGAAGAGCCATTGCACGGTCGGGGGGGCTGATTAATGGGATCCCTGTGAGATTGCTGCTAAGCAGCAAACAAGAGATGCAGAACGTGCTCGAAAGAACGACGCAACAGGTGAAGCTGGAGGAGACCAGGCGAATCGAGGGCAATGGAAGAGCTTCAAGATCCATCGACCTCGACGTGGGCAGAAGATCTAGTAGCCGGTCGGGTTACAGCCCTCCCTCCCATCGCCAACAGCCGTCAGACGCCGATGACCCCTTCATTGTGTTCCTGAACGGACTGCCTTTCTCTGTGACTGAGGAAGAAATACATAAATTCTTTCATGGTTTACTCATTGATCAAATTATCTTGTGTAAAAAAGCAACGGGGCAAAACAATGGAAAAGGCTTTGCCAAATTTAGAACCAGGGAAGATACGTTGGAAGCCTTGAAGAGGGATGGGAAATACATTGGGTCAAGGTATGTTGACGTCCGCTCAACAACAGCCAATAATTGGTTTCGAGCGATTGGTGAAACGCCACCTTCAGTCAACACGATGGCGAGCTTTGACAGGGGAAGAGCACCTGTCCGCAGTCAGAGAAGTCCCCCGTATCAAGCTAGGTCTCGATCGCCCCTGGTCCAGAAGGCCGCTGAGGAAGAATACTGTGTGCTGTTGGACAATCTGTCCTTTGCAGTGGAGAAAGAAGACTTAAAGCACCATTTTAAGGATGCGAAGCTTGAGAACGACCAGATTCTGTTTCTAACTGATGTTGAGGGAAAAAGAACCAGGTCGGCCTTTGTGCTCTTCAAGAGCATCCGTGACTATTGTGACGCTTTGAGTCAGGAGAAAATCCATTTCCTCAACCGATGGATTCATGTCCGGCCCATCTCAAGAGAGAACATGCTCAGGCTGCTGGAATCTCAGAATGAGCCCTCTGGTCCTCCTGGCAACCCAAAAAGGTATCCGGAAAAGTCTCCATCTCACCCAAGAGAGCCTTTTGACTCTGCAAAAGTCTGTGCGTTTGTAAGAAACCTGCCATGTGATGTGAGAATAGTTGAGGTCATTGACTTTTTTCAGGGGTTTAATGTCACGGAGGACATGGTACGGGTTCTGTACGACCATAAAGGAGACGGGGTTGGACAGGCTCTGGTTCTCTTTGGGTCCGAGGCAGAGGCCACGGAAGCACTTTCTCTCAATGGACGACGGTTTCTGGGGTCTGAAGTTGAAGTGAAGTGCATTACGCGcgctcagatggaccagctggCCGCTGAGCCGCCAAAAGTGCAACCGGTGTTTCCAAAGGAAGGACCGTACTGGGGCAGGATGAGCGAGCCTCCCTACGGACCTGGTAGTGACGCTTACCTTGGTGCTAACGCATACGGCGATATGAGGAAACCCAAGGATGGTATTTTCCCTTTTAAAGAGGAGCGCTTCCGTGGAGGTCATGACTACGAATCTCATGGGGTAAGAGCTCGTTCACCGCGGGACAGGGGCAGCGGAGGACACGAGAGGTTCGGACCGCCCGCTCAGCGATACGACGGTCCCACCTGTGTACAGTTGCTTAACTTGCCGTTCCAGATTAGAAGCGAGGAAGTGTACGACTTCTGTTATGGATATCGGATCATACCCGGATCTGTCTCGCTCCAGTACGAGCCCAGCGGGAAACCTAAAGGATCCGCCACTTTGGTGTTCGAGACTCGTCAGGAGGCCTTAACCGCAATTCAGGAACTGAACGGGAGGCCGATCGGACCAAGAAAAATCCACCTTTTGCttgtttga